The DNA segment GACGAGATCGTCGACTCCGCCCAGATCACCTTCCCCAGCGACGAGATCGACACGACGCTCGAACTCGCGTGGGGCGCCGAGAACAATGATTCCTGGTCGGAGGGGAGCCACGCCTGGAACGCCGTCTGGAAGGCCGACTCCATCTCGGACGATCTCAACGGCGAGTACACCTACGAGGTGGAGATTTCGGGCTCCAACGAGAACCAGGAGTTCAACGACGTCGGCGTCTACCTGGGCTCGATCTACTTCGTGAACCCGAACGCTGACTCCGGCGGCGACGGTTCGTAAGCGACTCCGCTTTCGACGCCACCTGGCCGTTTTCTCTTTCGAACTGCGCCCTACTGAGCGGTCGGTTTGTCCCGGTGGAAAACAGTGGGCCGCTACTCCGACTCGACTTCGTCTTTGATGTTCTGGAAGTACGTCTCGATGTCGCCCTGGATGACCCGGCTCAGGAGCCGCGCGCCGAGCCGGGCGACGCCTCCGGTGTAGTACAGCTCCGCCGAGTAGGAGAGGTCGGTCCCGTTCTCGTGTTCGTCCATCTCCATCGCGGCGAGCACGTCGAAGTCGCTGCCGGTCGTCGAGTCGAACCCGTTGCCCTCCATGACGATCCAGTCCGGTTCGTTCATCTCGACGAGTTCGAACTCGCCGTCCAGCGAGACCGTCACGCGGCTGATCCCGCGCGTAATCTCGCAGGTGTAATGTCGCTCGGAGAGTCGTTCGACCGACTCCGCGCCGGGGATGCAGTCCGCGAGGTTCTCGGCCCGGGAGATAAACTCCCAGAGGTCGTCTTTGTTCGTCTCGATGGAGACCGTGTCCGCGAACTCCAGGCGCGCCTCCTCCTCGTCGAACGTCGACTCGCTTGCCATCTCCGAGGCGCTCGTCTCCGCCGTCTCTTGTTCGCTCGATACGTCCGTCTCCGGTTCGTTGATGTTGTCTGTCATGGTTGGTACGTTCCTTCCCAGGGTGTGAGTGCGTCACCGAGAATCTCCGTGCCGTGGACGAACAGCACGCCCAGCACGTTGATCGAGAAGACGGCGACGTACATCCGCGGAATCGTAAACAGCTGCCAGGAGTTCCAGATGACGTAGCCCAGCCCGGACTCGGCGGCCAGCATCTCGATGACCACCAGCAGCGCGAAGCCGACGCTGAAGCCCATGCTGAGCGAACTGAATATCTGCGGGCGCGCACCCGGCAGGATGACCTCCCGATACAGGTCGAACGTCCCGGCGCCGTTGTCAAGTGCTGCCTCCACGTGGACGTCCTCGATCGATCGGACGCCGCCCATCGTGTTGATCGCGACTAGCAGGAACACCGCCAGCGCCATGGTCAGGACCCGCACGGTCTCGGTGAGCCCGAACAGCGCGAACATCACCGGCAGCAGCGCGATCTTCGGGAGCGGGTACAGCACCGCCAGATGCGGGTTCACCAGTAGCCGCGCCCGGTGGGACCAGCCGGCGACGATCCCGACGGCGATCCCCGCGCTCGCGCCGATCGCGGTCGCGAGCACGATCCGCCGGACGCTCGCGGCGGCGTGTGTCAGGAAGTCGCCGTCGAGATACAGCTCGGCGGCCAGGGGTAGCGTCACTGACGGTGGCGGGAAAAACCGGGGATCGAGTAGCACGCCCGCGGCCAGCTCCCACACGAGCGCGAGCACGACGAACGGGCCCAGCAGCGACGGAAGCTGTCTGACGACTCTGGAGCCCGTGAGACGCGTCATTGTCTTTCGACTGTGCGCTGGACTTCGTCGCTCAATACGTCCCACACGCGGGTCTGCAGTTCTTCGAGGCGAGCGATGTCGAGGTTCTCGCGGGTGCGCGGCCGCTCGAGATCAACGTCGACGATCTCCTTGATGTGGCCTGGGCGCGCACCCATGACGCCGAGTCGATCGCCGAGCTGGATCGCCTCCTCGATGTCGTGAGTGACGTAGACGACGGTCTTCTTCGATTCGCTCCACAGCGACAGCAACTCCTCCTGAAGGTACCGTTTCGTCTGGGCGTCCAAGTCGCCGAAGGGCTCGTCCATCAACAGCACCTGCGGGTCGTTGGCGAACGCGCGAGCGATCCCGACCCGCTGGGCCATCCCGCCCGAGAGCTGGTGGGGGTATGCGTTCTCGAACTCCGAGAGGTTGACCTTCTCGATGTACTCGCGGGCGATCTCGTAGCGTCGCTGTTTGCCGACACCGCGCATCTTCAGGCCGAACGCGACGTTGTCCAGCACCGACTTCCAGGGGAAGATCCCCTTCTCCTGGAAGACCATGCTGGTGGACGGTCGATCGCCGTTGGATTCGGTCCGGATATCGATCTCGCCGGCGTCGGCGTCCAGTAGCCCGCTGACTAGTCGCAGGAACGTCGACTTGCCACAGCCGGAGGGGCCGAGCAGACAGAAGAACTCGCTGTCGTACACTTCCAGATCCAGCCCCGATAGTGCCTGTACGTCCCCGTCACGGCCGGTGTAGGCCTTTTCGATGCCCGACGCGCGGATCCGGACCGATCGCTCTCCGGTCCCGGTTGTAGGCCCTGACCGGGAATCAGCTGTCTCGTCGGCCGTCGAACGCTGTGGCGATTCCATACGTATGTCCTGCCCCGGTCCGCCCGCCGCCTGATCGCTCATTCACACAGCGAGTCGGCCGGGAATCCCTCGGGCTGATCGACGGTCTCCAGCTCCGAATAGGGCTTGGGTGAGTTCTGTCCCCACTCGTTTATAGTCTCGACGGACGGTTTGGGATCGTCGAGACGACCGACTTCATCGAGCGCATCCTCCAGTGGCGATTCGTCGACGATCGCCGACGCGTCGACCTCCTCCTCGACGGTGCCACGACAGTGGTGATAGGTCTGCTGGCTCATCAGGCTGTCCGTGTTGATGCGTCCGTTCTTGTGCGGCAACGAGGGGATCGACATCTTGATGAGGTTCTTCGGGAGACCGAACTCCTCGCTGACGATCGAGGCGACCTCGTCGCTGGGGAACCCGCCCATCTCGTAGTACTCGCGGACGCCCAGCAGATACGCCTCTAGCCACCGCCGCGCGACCTCGGGACGGTCGTTCATGAACGGTTCGCCGAACAGGTAGACGCCGATCTGCATCCGCGGTGCGAGCTCCGAGGCGTACAGCAGCCGTTCGGCGCCGGTTTGGTTGACCATGCTGAGGCCGAGCGGATCGGGAATGGCGGCGGCGTCGATCTCGCCGGCGGACATCGCGCCTGTCATGTTCGTATAGAGGATCTCCTTCGTCTGGACGTCATCCCAGGTCATTCCGTTGCGCTGGAGGAGCGAGCCCCAGATGTACGAGTCGACGTTCCCCTCGCCGTGCAGCGCGATCGTGAAGTCCCCGGAGACGTCCGAGAGCGTCATCCCTTCGGAGTACTTCTCCGGACGGATCAGGACCTTGTTCGAGGACGGCTGCCCGCGCCAGTACTGGGTCTGGTCGGCGACGACGCTGATCTCGACGCCCTGTGCGGCGGAGTTGAACAGGCTCGCGCCGACCGATCCGGTCGCCGTGTCGAGTTCGCCGCTGGCCAACTGCGGGGTCGCCTGGGGCGCGCTCTGGATGCGCTTGACTTCGAGCTCGATGTCTCGCTCCTCGAAGTAGCCGCGGTCTCTGGCGACCAACACCTCCGCCACGGCCGGGATCGTCAGCGTCCCGAAGCTCACGGTCGCCGGCCCGGTGTTCGATTCTGCACTCGAACCGAGCAATCCGGTACAGCCGGCGACTCCGGCTGTCGCTGCAGTGCCTGCGCCCGCCAGGAACCTGCGCCGTGAACTCGATGCCCGCCCGCCCTGCCGATCACTGTCCGCCATAGTTATTCGTTGTCCTCTTTCTGTGAAACCACTGTGCTTCATATTTTAGTTTGTTTTATACATCCGTCCCTGGCAAGTGTCGTCCGCTCACAGGACGACAGTCCGGTGGTTACCGGCGTGCCAGGGCACGAGTCGGTGTTCGATCGCGGCCAGTCCGTACGTGAACGTCATCCCCAGGACGCCGCTGACGACCAGCCCGGCGTACAGGTCGGTGATGTCGTAGGACATCCAGGCGACCCACAGGAAGCTCCCGAGGCCGCTGCCCCCGGCGACCAGCTCGACGGCCACGACGATCAGTAGCGAGGTGCTCAACCCGAGGCGTAGCCCCACGAGTACCAGCGGGAGCGATCCCGGGAGCAATACCTCTCTGAACAGCCGGTAGGTCGAGGTCGCGCCGTTGTCCCTGGCGACCTCGACGTGGACGTTCTCGATCCCGCTGGCGCCGTCCATGGCGTTCCACAGCACCACGAAGAACGTGCCGAGCCCCGCGGTGACGACCAGCGCGGTCTCGGTACTCCCCAGCAGGAGGATCACCAGCGGCAACAGCGCGATCATCGGCAGCGGGAAGATCGCCGCCGCCAGCGGCGAGAGAACGGCCTTTACCCGCGGGTTCCAGCCCATCGCCAGTCCGACGACCGTCCCCAGCGTCGACCCGCCGATCGAGGCCACGAGCGTCCGCTGGATCGTGACGAGTACGTCCGCACGAAAACTCGCCTGGGTCAGCAGCGCCGCCGTCGTTTCGACGATCGCCGCCGGCGGCGGCAACAGCGACGGATCGATAACCCCGAACACACCCGCGGCTAGCTGCCACACCACCAGCGGGACGGCGAGCGAACACGCCTGATAGAACCGATCCATTCGTGTGCTGTGGGGCGCTCAGGCGCCTACTCGGTGATCTTGAACGCCATGTGCAGTCCCGGCAGCGGCCGGACCGGGTGGTTGTCGAGATACGAGAGATGCGGGATCAACTCGAAGTTGGGCTCGTCTTCCTCGACGTCGAAGAGGCTGGGATAGACGTCGATGAAGTGCCAGCCGGGCTCGCCGGCCGCGCGCAGCACCGTCTCGTTGATCTTCGCTTCGAGTCCACAGATGTACCCCAGCGGCTTGTTGTCGTACATGAAGTAGTACGCGTTCTCGTAGATCGGCCAGCCGACTCCCGAGAGCGCGATCTCGATCTCCGTTCCCGAGGGGCCGCTGGTCGGCGTCATCTCCGTGATCTCCGGCTGGAGCATGAAGCCGGTGACGGCGACCGATTCGCCGTCGATCAGTGCCGTGATCGGTCTGGTCGCGCCGCGGTCTTTCGGGATCTCGAACTCGAGCTGGAACGTGCCGTCCTCGTCGGTCTCGACGGACGGCAGCACACCCGGAACCGGCTCGGGCGTGATCGGGATGTCCTTCACGCGATGGCCCTCGTGGGTGTGCCAGACCAGATCGACCCGCTGTTCCGGTGGGAAACCGCGGCCCTTGATGACCGTGTCGGTGCCGGGCTTGCCGCTCTGGGGCGTAATCTCCAGTTCGGCGTCAGTCTCCCGGTCGGGGTCGGGCATGTGAGCCGAAAGCGGCGCTTCGTCGAACGTCGACTCGACCCATGCAGTCTCGGGCTCGCTCTCGGGCTCGGTCACTTCGACCGACCAGGCGTACTGGCGCCCGCCCGCGACTTCGCCGAACGGCGACTGGGTGTTGTTCTGCAGGAAGGGCACGCCCCGGTAGTTGCGCCAGACCTGGATCTCGTGGGAACCGACCGGCCCGACCGCCCGGACCCGAGCCGTCGCCGTCCCACGGTTGATCACGCCGGTCATGAAGCCCATCGTTCCGTTGTCCCAGGCGATCTGGTAGTTGTTCTCCAGCACGTTGGGGCCGATGCCGTATCCCGTGATCGTGAAGAAGTCCCCGAGCGGAGCCTCGGTCCGATCGATCTCGAACCAGGGCGTGATCGCGATCGTCGTCGCCGCCAGCGGCGGACCGTCCTCGCCCGTCCGAACTTCGAGCGTGTGTTCCCCGC comes from the Halapricum desulfuricans genome and includes:
- a CDS encoding CoxG family protein, producing the protein MTDNINEPETDVSSEQETAETSASEMASESTFDEEEARLEFADTVSIETNKDDLWEFISRAENLADCIPGAESVERLSERHYTCEITRGISRVTVSLDGEFELVEMNEPDWIVMEGNGFDSTTGSDFDVLAAMEMDEHENGTDLSYSAELYYTGGVARLGARLLSRVIQGDIETYFQNIKDEVESE
- a CDS encoding ABC transporter substrate-binding protein, whose amino-acid sequence is MADSDRQGGRASSSRRRFLAGAGTAATAGVAGCTGLLGSSAESNTGPATVSFGTLTIPAVAEVLVARDRGYFEERDIELEVKRIQSAPQATPQLASGELDTATGSVGASLFNSAAQGVEISVVADQTQYWRGQPSSNKVLIRPEKYSEGMTLSDVSGDFTIALHGEGNVDSYIWGSLLQRNGMTWDDVQTKEILYTNMTGAMSAGEIDAAAIPDPLGLSMVNQTGAERLLYASELAPRMQIGVYLFGEPFMNDRPEVARRWLEAYLLGVREYYEMGGFPSDEVASIVSEEFGLPKNLIKMSIPSLPHKNGRINTDSLMSQQTYHHCRGTVEEEVDASAIVDESPLEDALDEVGRLDDPKPSVETINEWGQNSPKPYSELETVDQPEGFPADSLCE
- a CDS encoding ABC transporter ATP-binding protein, whose translation is MESPQRSTADETADSRSGPTTGTGERSVRIRASGIEKAYTGRDGDVQALSGLDLEVYDSEFFCLLGPSGCGKSTFLRLVSGLLDADAGEIDIRTESNGDRPSTSMVFQEKGIFPWKSVLDNVAFGLKMRGVGKQRRYEIAREYIEKVNLSEFENAYPHQLSGGMAQRVGIARAFANDPQVLLMDEPFGDLDAQTKRYLQEELLSLWSESKKTVVYVTHDIEEAIQLGDRLGVMGARPGHIKEIVDVDLERPRTRENLDIARLEELQTRVWDVLSDEVQRTVERQ
- a CDS encoding ABC transporter permease, which encodes MTRLTGSRVVRQLPSLLGPFVVLALVWELAAGVLLDPRFFPPPSVTLPLAAELYLDGDFLTHAAASVRRIVLATAIGASAGIAVGIVAGWSHRARLLVNPHLAVLYPLPKIALLPVMFALFGLTETVRVLTMALAVFLLVAINTMGGVRSIEDVHVEAALDNGAGTFDLYREVILPGARPQIFSSLSMGFSVGFALLVVIEMLAAESGLGYVIWNSWQLFTIPRMYVAVFSINVLGVLFVHGTEILGDALTPWEGTYQP
- a CDS encoding ABC transporter permease — encoded protein: MDRFYQACSLAVPLVVWQLAAGVFGVIDPSLLPPPAAIVETTAALLTQASFRADVLVTIQRTLVASIGGSTLGTVVGLAMGWNPRVKAVLSPLAAAIFPLPMIALLPLVILLLGSTETALVVTAGLGTFFVVLWNAMDGASGIENVHVEVARDNGATSTYRLFREVLLPGSLPLVLVGLRLGLSTSLLIVVAVELVAGGSGLGSFLWVAWMSYDITDLYAGLVVSGVLGMTFTYGLAAIEHRLVPWHAGNHRTVVL